One window of the Perca fluviatilis chromosome 5, GENO_Pfluv_1.0, whole genome shotgun sequence genome contains the following:
- the ifrd2 gene encoding interferon-related developmental regulator 2, protein MPRSKKGKRGSSKPGSLRQEVLQLQLSAKASLKGIKNGMKGESGASDDELTSDILSHCSSASESTSVLEEGTGGEQVDEQTAQEETEDKLKQCIDNLMDKSTKTRLAGLESLRQAFCSRVLYDFLTERRLTISDCLERSLKKGSVEEQAAAATLFTLLCIQLGVGGSGNSPCLSRLLLRYFKWKKNSFRVDKCARALGLCCYVSTAEEGEDLIKSLALLESVFMSSYPNRDGTLPTPKPGSPGLHSAALQAWSLLVTLCPTSRLTVLLDLHLPKLQACLQSSDVNYRIAVGETIALLVELGRDIDEEFEVEDNEGLSQCLKSLATDGNKHRAKNDRRKQRSIFREVLHYIENEDFTEEKIRFGVESVYIDSWMRRRIYDAFKEILESGVRHHLQFNPLLRDIFGLGPPLILDATVKGNKISRFEKHLFNSAAFKARTKQRNKVRDKRADVM, encoded by the exons GCTCTCTACGTCAGGAGGTtcttcagctgcagctgtcGGCTAAAGCCTCACTGAAAG gtATTAAAAATGGGATGAAAGGAGAGTCGGGGGCCAGTGATGATGAGCTGACGTCTGATATTCTCAGCCACTGTAGCAGTGCCAGTGAAAGTACCTCTGTGTTGGAAGAGGGCACAG GAGGGGAGCAGGTGGATGAGCAGACTGCCCAGGAGGAAACTGAAGATAAACTCAAGCAGTGTATAGACAACCTGATGGATAAGAG cACTAAGACGCGTCTAGCAGGTCTCGAGTCGTTGCGACAGGCCTTCTGCTCCAGAGTGCTCTACGACTTCCTGACTGAGAGACGCCTCACTATCAGCGACTGCCTGGAAAGAAGCCTTAAAAAAG GCAGCGTGGAGGAGCAGGCAGCAGCGGCCACACTCTTCACCCTGCTCTGTATCCAGCTGGGGGTGGGAGGG TCTG GAAATTCTCCCTGCCTGTCAAGATTGTTGCTGAGATATTTTAAATGGAAGAAGAACAGTTTTAGGGTTGACAag TGTGCCAGAGCTTTGGGGCTGTGCTGTTATGTTTCTACCGCGGAAGAAGGAGAG gaCTTGATCAAGTCATTGGCGCTTCTGGAGAGCGTGTTCATGTCTTCCTACCCCAACAGAGATGGAACGCTGCCCACACCCAAACCCGGCAGTCCAGGCCTCCACAGCGCCGCCCTGCAGGCCTGGTCGCTGCTGGTCACCCTCTGTCCTACATCTAGACTGACTGTGCTGCTAGACCT TCACCTCCCCAAACTGCAGGCTTGTCTGCAGAGCAGTGACGTCAACTACAGGATAGCAGTGGGAGAGACCATCGCCCTGCTGGTGGAGCTGGGACGAGATATAGACGAG gaattTGAGGTGGAGGACAATGAAGGTCTGTCTCAGTGTCTAAAGAGTTTAGCCACAGATGGCAATAAGCACCGAGCCAAGAACGACCGGAGGAAACAGCGCTCCATTTTCAGAGAGGTGCTACATTACATAGAG AACGAGGACTTCACCGAGGAGAAGATCCGGTTTGGAGTGGAGAGCGTCTACATCGACAGCTGGATGAGGAGAAGAATCTACGATGCCTTCAAAGAGATCCTGGAGTCCGGAGTCAGACACCATCTACAG TTCAACCCACTACTGAGAGACATCTTTGGCCTCGGCCCTCCACTCATCCTGGACGCTACTGTCAAAGGCAACAAGATCTCTCGATTTGAGAAG CATCTTTTCAACTCGGCTGCTTTTAAGGCCAGGACTAAACAGAGGAACAAAGTCCGGGACAAACGGGCTGATGTCATGTGA